One Echeneis naucrates chromosome 1, fEcheNa1.1, whole genome shotgun sequence DNA segment encodes these proteins:
- the tab1 gene encoding TGF-beta-activated kinase 1 and MAP3K7-binding protein 1: MQRLPSNMAAQRRNLMQSHQSWTDDLPLCQMCGVGTAPNCVYSPDGKGTQSHPNEDGHLRFRGEDGCFLYGVFNGYDGSRVASFASQCLTAELLLGQLTSSHTDTDIRRILTQAFDVVEKSYFETIDDALAEKAHLSNYVLPHNENVSFHQLSPQSQKVQERLKELEQEVSGGATAVVALILNNKLYIANVGTNRVLLCKSSSDGQNQVLQIGRPHSTDNEDELQRLAALGVDSARVRQAGHIAGQSSTRRLGDYRVKFNYTEIDLLSAAKTTPIIPEPEIHGSQSLDGVTGFLLLMSEGLINALESAHGPEQANQEIVAMVAAELAQQTSLEAVAQSVVDRIKRLHHDVYVSGRQRATYCSRHEDMTLLIRTLNMPLADGALTPTQGGRIYPVSVPYSNSQSTSKTSVTLSLVMPSQSTLTNGTNTASTLEEGTPTPGQSPTATLQSTNTQTQSSSSSSGDGSLFRQRGSQAAQPDETGRVPPYVDFSQFYRLWGGDHSDGQSTQGGLGPQ; encoded by the exons ATGCAACGACTCCCGTCCAACATGGCGGCGCAGCGTAGGAATTTAATGCAGAGC CATCAGAGCTGGACAGATGACCTGCCACTGTGCCAGATGTGTGGGGTCGGCACGGCCCCGAACTGTGTTTACAGTCCTGATGGGAAAGGAACTCAGAGCCACCCCAATGAGGATGGACACCTGAGGTTCAG GGGCGAGGATGGCTGCTTCCTGTATGGGGTTTTCAACGGTTATGATGGCAGCAGAGTGGCCAGTTTTGCTTCCCAGTGTCTAACAGCTGAACTACTACTAGGACAGCTCACCTCcagtcacacagacactgacatcCGAAGGATCCTCACTCAG GCCTTTGATGTGGTGGAGAAAAGCTACTTTGAGACAATAGATGATGCCCTGGCTGAAAAGGCCCACCTGTCCAACTACGTCTTGCCACACAATGAG AACGTGTCATTCCACCAGCTCTCTCCTCAGAGTCAGAAGGTGCAGGAGCGACTGAAGGAACTGGAGCAGGAGGTATCAGGGGGAGCTACAGCCGTGGTGGCGCTGATCCTCAACAACAAGCTATACATCGCCAATGTTG GCACTAACAGGGTGCTGCTGTGCAAGTCCAGCAGCGACGGCCAGAACCAGGTTCTCCAGATTGGCCGACCGCACAGCACCGACAACGAGGACGAGCTGCAGAGACTGGCTGCTCTGG gtgtGGATTCAGCTCGTGTGAGGCAGGCTGGGCATATAGCGGGGCAGAGTAGCACCAGGAGACTTGGAGACTACAGGGTCAAATTCAACTACACTGAAATTGACCTGCTCAG TGCGGCTAAGACAACACCAATCATTCCTGAGCCAGAGATTCATGGCAGCCAGTCGCTGGATGGTGTGACAGGCTTCTTGCTGCTCATGTCAGAAGGTCTCATTAATGCCCTTGAGTCAGCCCACGGCCCTGAACAAGCTAATCAG GAAATTGTTGCCATGGTAGCAGCAGAGCTGGCCCAGCAGACCAGTCTGGAGGCAGTGGCTCAGTCGGTGGTGGATCGCATCAAACGGCTGCACCACGATGTCTACGTGTCCGGCCGTCAGAGGGCGACCTACTGTTCCCGGCACGAGGACATGACCCTGCTCATCCGCACGCTCAACATGCCGCTGGCTGATGGAGCGCTCACGCCCACACAGG GTGGCCGTATCTATCCGGTGTCTGTGCCCTATTCGAACAGCCAGAGCACCAGTAAAACCAGTGTCACCCTCTCACTGGTCATGCCCTCCCAAAGCACCCTCACTAATGGAACCAACACTGCATCCACCTTAGAGGAAGGAACCCCCACTCCAGG TCAGAGCCCAACAGCCACCCTTCAGTCCACCAACACCCAGACGCagagctccagctccagctcggGAGACGGGAGCCTGTTCCGCCAGAGAGGCAGTCAAGCAGCGCAGCCGGACGAGACGGGGCGGGTCCCGCCCTACGTGGACTTCAGTCAATTTTACCGCCTGTGGGGGGGTGACCACAGTGACGGCCAGAGTACTCAGGGAGGACTGGGACCCCAGTGA